In Zea mays cultivar B73 chromosome 7, Zm-B73-REFERENCE-NAM-5.0, whole genome shotgun sequence, the following proteins share a genomic window:
- the LOC100383391 gene encoding Tonoplast dicarboxylate transporter-like, with translation MDPRRACWESSTEDVTRPLLPVHDDRPAGRCSCSGLGSLLTTNKYLAVASGPLACAVICALGDFGGHPAARNMLGVLAWVFLWWITDAVPLGVASMAPLFLFPAFGVSSADAVAKAYMDDVISLVLGSFILALAIEHYGIHRRLALNITSLFCGDPVKPHLLLLGICGTTVFISMWIHNTPCTVMMIQVATGILQRFPRDQQLEGGADARELQRFSKALVLGIMYASTIGGMATLTGTGANIILVGMWSTYFPEQRPITFSSWMCFGLPMTLVLFAALWVTLCLRYCTKNTGRVLSAYLDRNDLRRELSLMGPMAFAEKMVLAVFGALIVLWMTRSLTDDIPGWAVLFDGRVGDGTVTIMMTTLLFIIPSGKSGGEKLMDWGKCRKLQWHIILLLGAGFAIADGFRSSGLTDILSSGLGFLKGAPALAIAPVACVFSGLITEFTSDDATTTLVLPLLAELGKSIGVHPLLLMVPGTVGAQLSFLLPTATPGNVVGFGTGYITIRDMVVTGMPIKLVGVAALTILLPTLGSLVFGMDSKM, from the exons ATGGATCCGCGACGCGCATGctgggagagctcgacggaggacGTGACGAGGCCGCTGCTGCCCGTGCACGACGACAGGCCTGCGGGACGCTGCTCTTGCTCCGGGCTCGGGTCCCTGCTCACCACCAACAAGTACCTGGCCGTCGCGTCGGGCCCGCTGGCGTGCGCGGTGATCTGCGCGCTGGGAGACTTCGGCGGCCACCCGGCGGCGCGCAACATGCTCGGGGTGCTGGCGTGGGTGTTCCTGTGGTGGATCACGGACGCCGTGCCGCTCGGCGTCGCGTCCATGGCGCCGCTGTTCCTCTTCCCCGCGTTCGGCGTATCCTCCGCCGACGCCGTCGCCAAGGCCTACATGGACGACGTCATCTCCCTCGTCCTCGGGAGCTTCATCCTCGCGCTCGCCATCGAGCACTACGGCATCCACCGCCGCCTTGCCCTCAAC ATCACGTCCCTGTTCTGCGGTGACCCGGTGAAGCCGCACCTGCTGCTCCTCGGCATCTGCGGCACGACCGTGTTCATCAGCATGTGGATCCACAACACGCCGTGCACCGTCATGATGATCCAGGTGGCGACGGGGATCCTGCAGCGGTTCCCGCGCGACCAGCAGCTGGAGGGCGGGGCCGACGCCCGGGAGCTCCAGCGGTTCTCCAAGGCGCTGGTGCTCGGCATCATGTACGCGTCCACCATCGGCGGGATGGCCACGCTGACGGGCACGGGCGCCAACATCATCCTGGTGGGGATGTGGTCCACCTACTTCCCGGAGCAGCGCCCCATCACCTTCAGCTCCTGGATGTGCTTCGGCCTCCCCATGACGCTCGTCCTGTTCGCGGCGCTCTGGGTCACGCTCTGCCTCAGGTACTGCACCAAGAACACGGGGAGGGTGCTCTCCGCTTACCTCGACAGGAATGACCTCAGAAGAGAGCTCAGCTTGATGG GTCCAATGGCGTTTGCAGAGAAGATGGTTTTGGCCGTTTTCGGG GCTCTCATCGTCCTATGGATGACCAGGAGCCTGACGGACGACATCCCTGGGTGGGCGGTCCTCTTCGACGGCAGAGTCGGGGACGGAACCGTCACT ATCATGATGACGACGCTGCTGTTCATCATCCCGAGCGGCAAGAGCGGCGGCGAGAAGCTCATGGACTGGGGCAAGTGCCGGAAGCTGCAGTGGCACATCATCCTGCTCCTGGGCGCGGGCTTCGCCATCGCCGACGGGTTCAGGTCGAGCGGCCTCACGGACATCCTCTCCTCGGGGCTGGGTTTCCTGAAGGGCGCGCCGGCGCTGGCCATCGCGCCCGTGGCCTGCGTCTTCAGCGGCCTCATCACGGAGTTCACCTCCGACGACGCCACCACCACGCTGGTGCTGCCGCTGCTCGCCGAGCTGGGCAAGTCCATCGGCGTGCACCCGCTGCTTCTCATGGTCCCCGGCACCGTCGGCGCGCAGCTGTCGTTCCTGCTGCCCACCGCGACGCCGGGGAACGTCGTCGGGTTCGGCACCGGGTACATCACCATCAGGGACATGGTGGTCACTGGCATGCCAATCAAACTCGTCGGCGTTGCAGCTCTCACGATactactgccaactctag GTTCTCTGGTTTTTGGCATGGATTCGAAAATGTAG